The Molothrus aeneus isolate 106 chromosome 30, BPBGC_Maene_1.0, whole genome shotgun sequence genome contains a region encoding:
- the MARS1 gene encoding methionine--tRNA ligase, cytoplasmic isoform X1 has translation MRLRVPPGAPAALKVLAAAAAAPAPVRPHLGGPAERPQAPGPELELQLELDSGTVLFSPNAICQYFYLCRGEEPTDLTTQWLEWEATELQPAVAAALYLRLVQGRAGPEALGLLQPLLAHLEQHLARSGTSHLAGDAASVADVVVWGSLFPVLQDQTSLPSELQVLRSWFGAVSASEPCRAAAALLPEALRELRGHLAQHPPHLPGPPREPQVRPRPGGEGGAQVGVAPLTWCPQQDEESPEWALTDDDIAAAVEIWARGPAALPPPREPQTPVLPVAGERNVLITSALPYVNNVPHLGNIIGCVLSADTFARYSRLRRWNTLFVCGTDEYGTATETRALQEGLSPRELCDRYHALHADIYTWFRISFDHFGRTTTPQQTRIAQDIFQRLLARGFLLQDTLEQLRCESCGRYLADRFVEGTCPFCAYAEARGDQCDRCGKLINAVELQNPQCKLCRGTPVVTPTQHLFLDLPKLEGQLEAWLERTWAAGEWTANARHITRTWLRDGLKPRCITRDLTWGTPVPLDGFRDKVFYVWFDAPIGYLSITATYTEHWERWWKNPQQVELYNFMAKDNVPFHSVVFPCSLLGADDNYTLVNHLIATEYLNYEDGKFSKSRGVGVFGDMAKDTGIPADVWRFYLLYLRPEGQDSAFSWADLMLKNNSELLNNLGNFINRAGMFVCKFFGGTVPAMALTAEDQRLLARVTLEMRQYHQLMERVRLRDALRCVLGISRHGNQYIQVNEPWKRIKGDERDRQRAGTVTGVAVNLAAALAALLQPFVPGVSAAIQSQLRIPPERCGLGPGLTCTLPAGHRVGTVSPLFQKLEPEQVEALRQRFGGGQAKEPPPASAPPPAPNTSVAPGDPKLIQELTEQVTKQGNLVRQLKAAQVEKAQVNAQVAKLLELKQQLALAEGRSPEVPKGKRKK, from the exons ATGCGGCTCCGGGTCCCGCCGGGCGCTCCCGCCGCCCTCAAGGTGctcgcggccgccgccgccgcccccgcgcccGTGCGCCCGCACCTGGGCGGCCCCGCAG AGCGGCCTCAGGCCCCCGGGccggagctggagctgcagctggagctggacagCGGCACCGTCCTGTTCTCTCCCAACGCCATCTGCCA GTATTTTTACCTGTGCCGGGGGGAGGAGCCCACCGACCTCACCACGCAGTGGCTGGAATGGGAGGCCACGGAGCTGCAG ccgGCGGTGGCCGCTGCCCTGTACCTGCGGCTGGTTCAGGGCCGGGCGGGCCCCgaggccctggggctcctgcagcccctcctggctcaCCTGGAGCAGCACCTGGCCCGGAGCGGCACCTCCCACCTGGCCGGG gacgCCGCCTCGGTGGCTGACGTGGTGGTGTGGGGCAGcctgttcccagtgctccaggaCCAGACCAGTCTGCCCA gtgagctgcaggtgctgcgCTCCTGGTTCGGGGCCGTGTCGGCGTCGGAGCCGTGCcgggcggcggccgcgctgctGCCGGAGGCGCTGCGGGAGCTCCGGGGACACCTGGCCCAGCACCCCCCGCACCTGCCCGGGCCCCCCCGCGAGCCCCAGGTgcggccccgccccgggggGGAGGGCGGGGCGCAGGTGGGCGTGGCCCCTCTCACCTGGTGCCCGCAGCAGGACGAGGAGAGCCCCGAGTGGGCGCTGACCGACGACGACATCGCGGCCGCCGTGGAGATCTGGGCACGGGGCcccgcggcgctgccgccgccccgGGAGCCACAGACACCTGT GTTACCTGTGGCAGGTGAGCGGAACGTGCTGATCACCAGCGCCCTGCCCTACGTCAACAACGTCCCTCACCTGGGCAACATCATCGGCTGCGTGCTCAGCGCCGACACCTTCGCCAG GTACAGCCGGCTGCGGCGCTGGAACACGCTGTTCGTGTGCGGCACGGACGAGTACGGCACGGCCACGGAGACGCGGGcgctgcaggaggggctgagccccCGCGAGCTCTGCGACCGCTACCACGCCCTGCACGCCGACATCTACACCTGGTTCCGCATCTCCTTCGACCACTTCGGCCGCACCACCACGCCCCAGCAGACCAG GATCGCCCAGGACATCTTCCAGCGGCTGCTGGCGCGGGgcttcctgctgcaggacacgctggagcagctcaggtgcGAGAGCTGCGGGCGCTACCTGGCCGATCGCTTCGTGGAGGGCACCTGCCCCTTCTGCGCCTACGCCGAGGCCCGCGGGGACCAGTGCGACAGGTGCGGGAAGCTCATCAACGCCGTGGAGCTGCAG aaCCCCCAGTGCAAGCTCTGCCGTGGGACCCCGGTGGTGACGCCCACCCAGCACCTGTTCCTGGACCTGCCCAAG CTGGAGGGGCAGCTGGAGGCGTGGCTGGAGCGCACCTGGGCCGCAGGTGAGTGGACGGCCAACGCGCGGCACATCACGCGCACCTGGCTGCGCGACGGGCTCAAACCGCGCTGCATCACCCGCGACCTCACCTGGGGCACCCCCGTGCCCCTCGACGGCTTCCGGGACAAG GTGTTCTACGTGTGGTTCGACGCTCCCATCGGGTACCTGTCCATCACCGCCACCTACACCGAGCACTGGGAGCGCTGGTGGAAGAACCCCCAGCAG GTGGAGCTCTACAACTTCATGGCCAAGGACAACGTCCCCTTCCACAGCGTGGTGTTCCCCTGCTCGCTGCTGGGCGCCGACGACAACTACACCCTGGTGAATCACCTGATCGCCACAG AGTACCTGAACTACGAGGACGGGAAGTTCTCCAAGAGCCGGGGCGTGGGCGTGTTCGGGGACATGGCCAAGGACACCGGGATCCCGGCCGACGTCTGGCGCTTCTACCTGCTCTACCTGCGGCCCGAGGGCCAGGACAGCGCCTTCTCCTGGGCCGACCTCATGCTCAAGAACAACTCTGAGCTGCTCAACAACCTGGGCAACTTCATCAACAG ggctggcatgTTCGTGTGCAAGTTCTTCGGGGGCACCGTGCCGGCCATGGCGCTCACGGCCGAGGACCAGCGGCTGCTGGCGCGGGTCACGCTGGAGATGCGCCAGTACCACCAGCTGATGGAGAGAGTCCG gCTCCGTGACGCGCTCAGGTGCGTGCTCGGCATCTCCCGCCACGGCAACCAATACATCCAGGTGAACGAGCCCTGGAAACGCATCAAGGGCGACGAGAGGGAcag GCAGCGCGCAGGGACGGTGACAGGCGTGGCTGTGAACCTGGCGGCCGCTCTGGCCgcgctgctccagcccttcgTGCCTGGGGTCAGCGCCGCCATCCAGAGCCAGCTCCGCATCCCCCCCGAGCGCTGCGGCCTCGGGCCCGGCCTCACCTGCACCCTGCCCGCCGGGCACCGCGTTGGCACG GTGAGCCCCCTGTTCCAGAAGCTGGAGCCTGAGCAGGTGGAAGCCCTGCGGCAGCGCTTCGGGGGCGGGCAG GCCAAAGAGCCTCCCCCGGCCTCAGccccccctccagcccccaaCACCTCTGTGGCTCCAGGTGACCCCAAACTGATCCAGGAGCTGACGGAGCAGGTGACCAAGCAG GGCAACCTGGTGAGGCAGCTGAAGGCTGCCCAGGTGGAGAAGGCCCAGGTGAACGCCCAGGTGGCCAAACTGCTggagctgaagcagcagctggcgCTGGCCGAAGGCCGCAGCCCCGAGGTGCCCAAGGGCAAGCGGAAGAAGTAG
- the MARS1 gene encoding methionine--tRNA ligase, cytoplasmic isoform X2 produces the protein MRLRVPPGAPAALKVLAAAAAAPAPVRPHLGGPAERPQAPGPELELQLELDSGTVLFSPNAICQYFYLCRGEEPTDLTTQWLEWEATELQPAVAAALYLRLVQGRAGPEALGLLQPLLAHLEQHLARSGTSHLAGDAASVADVVVWGSLFPVLQDQTSLPSELQVLRSWFGAVSASEPCRAAAALLPEALRELRGHLAQHPPHLPGPPREPQQDEESPEWALTDDDIAAAVEIWARGPAALPPPREPQTPVLPVAGERNVLITSALPYVNNVPHLGNIIGCVLSADTFARYSRLRRWNTLFVCGTDEYGTATETRALQEGLSPRELCDRYHALHADIYTWFRISFDHFGRTTTPQQTRIAQDIFQRLLARGFLLQDTLEQLRCESCGRYLADRFVEGTCPFCAYAEARGDQCDRCGKLINAVELQNPQCKLCRGTPVVTPTQHLFLDLPKLEGQLEAWLERTWAAGEWTANARHITRTWLRDGLKPRCITRDLTWGTPVPLDGFRDKVFYVWFDAPIGYLSITATYTEHWERWWKNPQQVELYNFMAKDNVPFHSVVFPCSLLGADDNYTLVNHLIATEYLNYEDGKFSKSRGVGVFGDMAKDTGIPADVWRFYLLYLRPEGQDSAFSWADLMLKNNSELLNNLGNFINRAGMFVCKFFGGTVPAMALTAEDQRLLARVTLEMRQYHQLMERVRLRDALRCVLGISRHGNQYIQVNEPWKRIKGDERDRQRAGTVTGVAVNLAAALAALLQPFVPGVSAAIQSQLRIPPERCGLGPGLTCTLPAGHRVGTVSPLFQKLEPEQVEALRQRFGGGQAKEPPPASAPPPAPNTSVAPGDPKLIQELTEQVTKQGNLVRQLKAAQVEKAQVNAQVAKLLELKQQLALAEGRSPEVPKGKRKK, from the exons ATGCGGCTCCGGGTCCCGCCGGGCGCTCCCGCCGCCCTCAAGGTGctcgcggccgccgccgccgcccccgcgcccGTGCGCCCGCACCTGGGCGGCCCCGCAG AGCGGCCTCAGGCCCCCGGGccggagctggagctgcagctggagctggacagCGGCACCGTCCTGTTCTCTCCCAACGCCATCTGCCA GTATTTTTACCTGTGCCGGGGGGAGGAGCCCACCGACCTCACCACGCAGTGGCTGGAATGGGAGGCCACGGAGCTGCAG ccgGCGGTGGCCGCTGCCCTGTACCTGCGGCTGGTTCAGGGCCGGGCGGGCCCCgaggccctggggctcctgcagcccctcctggctcaCCTGGAGCAGCACCTGGCCCGGAGCGGCACCTCCCACCTGGCCGGG gacgCCGCCTCGGTGGCTGACGTGGTGGTGTGGGGCAGcctgttcccagtgctccaggaCCAGACCAGTCTGCCCA gtgagctgcaggtgctgcgCTCCTGGTTCGGGGCCGTGTCGGCGTCGGAGCCGTGCcgggcggcggccgcgctgctGCCGGAGGCGCTGCGGGAGCTCCGGGGACACCTGGCCCAGCACCCCCCGCACCTGCCCGGGCCCCCCCGCGAGCCCCAG CAGGACGAGGAGAGCCCCGAGTGGGCGCTGACCGACGACGACATCGCGGCCGCCGTGGAGATCTGGGCACGGGGCcccgcggcgctgccgccgccccgGGAGCCACAGACACCTGT GTTACCTGTGGCAGGTGAGCGGAACGTGCTGATCACCAGCGCCCTGCCCTACGTCAACAACGTCCCTCACCTGGGCAACATCATCGGCTGCGTGCTCAGCGCCGACACCTTCGCCAG GTACAGCCGGCTGCGGCGCTGGAACACGCTGTTCGTGTGCGGCACGGACGAGTACGGCACGGCCACGGAGACGCGGGcgctgcaggaggggctgagccccCGCGAGCTCTGCGACCGCTACCACGCCCTGCACGCCGACATCTACACCTGGTTCCGCATCTCCTTCGACCACTTCGGCCGCACCACCACGCCCCAGCAGACCAG GATCGCCCAGGACATCTTCCAGCGGCTGCTGGCGCGGGgcttcctgctgcaggacacgctggagcagctcaggtgcGAGAGCTGCGGGCGCTACCTGGCCGATCGCTTCGTGGAGGGCACCTGCCCCTTCTGCGCCTACGCCGAGGCCCGCGGGGACCAGTGCGACAGGTGCGGGAAGCTCATCAACGCCGTGGAGCTGCAG aaCCCCCAGTGCAAGCTCTGCCGTGGGACCCCGGTGGTGACGCCCACCCAGCACCTGTTCCTGGACCTGCCCAAG CTGGAGGGGCAGCTGGAGGCGTGGCTGGAGCGCACCTGGGCCGCAGGTGAGTGGACGGCCAACGCGCGGCACATCACGCGCACCTGGCTGCGCGACGGGCTCAAACCGCGCTGCATCACCCGCGACCTCACCTGGGGCACCCCCGTGCCCCTCGACGGCTTCCGGGACAAG GTGTTCTACGTGTGGTTCGACGCTCCCATCGGGTACCTGTCCATCACCGCCACCTACACCGAGCACTGGGAGCGCTGGTGGAAGAACCCCCAGCAG GTGGAGCTCTACAACTTCATGGCCAAGGACAACGTCCCCTTCCACAGCGTGGTGTTCCCCTGCTCGCTGCTGGGCGCCGACGACAACTACACCCTGGTGAATCACCTGATCGCCACAG AGTACCTGAACTACGAGGACGGGAAGTTCTCCAAGAGCCGGGGCGTGGGCGTGTTCGGGGACATGGCCAAGGACACCGGGATCCCGGCCGACGTCTGGCGCTTCTACCTGCTCTACCTGCGGCCCGAGGGCCAGGACAGCGCCTTCTCCTGGGCCGACCTCATGCTCAAGAACAACTCTGAGCTGCTCAACAACCTGGGCAACTTCATCAACAG ggctggcatgTTCGTGTGCAAGTTCTTCGGGGGCACCGTGCCGGCCATGGCGCTCACGGCCGAGGACCAGCGGCTGCTGGCGCGGGTCACGCTGGAGATGCGCCAGTACCACCAGCTGATGGAGAGAGTCCG gCTCCGTGACGCGCTCAGGTGCGTGCTCGGCATCTCCCGCCACGGCAACCAATACATCCAGGTGAACGAGCCCTGGAAACGCATCAAGGGCGACGAGAGGGAcag GCAGCGCGCAGGGACGGTGACAGGCGTGGCTGTGAACCTGGCGGCCGCTCTGGCCgcgctgctccagcccttcgTGCCTGGGGTCAGCGCCGCCATCCAGAGCCAGCTCCGCATCCCCCCCGAGCGCTGCGGCCTCGGGCCCGGCCTCACCTGCACCCTGCCCGCCGGGCACCGCGTTGGCACG GTGAGCCCCCTGTTCCAGAAGCTGGAGCCTGAGCAGGTGGAAGCCCTGCGGCAGCGCTTCGGGGGCGGGCAG GCCAAAGAGCCTCCCCCGGCCTCAGccccccctccagcccccaaCACCTCTGTGGCTCCAGGTGACCCCAAACTGATCCAGGAGCTGACGGAGCAGGTGACCAAGCAG GGCAACCTGGTGAGGCAGCTGAAGGCTGCCCAGGTGGAGAAGGCCCAGGTGAACGCCCAGGTGGCCAAACTGCTggagctgaagcagcagctggcgCTGGCCGAAGGCCGCAGCCCCGAGGTGCCCAAGGGCAAGCGGAAGAAGTAG
- the MARS1 gene encoding methionine--tRNA ligase, cytoplasmic isoform X3 — MRLRVPPGAPAALKVLAAAAAAPAPVRPHLGGPAERPQAPGPELELQLELDSGTVLFSPNAICQYFYLCRGEEPTDLTTQWLEWEATELQPAVAAALYLRLVQGRAGPEALGLLQPLLAHLEQHLARSGTSHLAGDAASVADVVVWGSLFPVLQDQTSLPSELQVLRSWFGAVSASEPCRAAAALLPEALRELRGHLAQHPPHLPGPPREPQDEESPEWALTDDDIAAAVEIWARGPAALPPPREPQTPVLPVAGERNVLITSALPYVNNVPHLGNIIGCVLSADTFARYSRLRRWNTLFVCGTDEYGTATETRALQEGLSPRELCDRYHALHADIYTWFRISFDHFGRTTTPQQTRIAQDIFQRLLARGFLLQDTLEQLRCESCGRYLADRFVEGTCPFCAYAEARGDQCDRCGKLINAVELQNPQCKLCRGTPVVTPTQHLFLDLPKLEGQLEAWLERTWAAGEWTANARHITRTWLRDGLKPRCITRDLTWGTPVPLDGFRDKVFYVWFDAPIGYLSITATYTEHWERWWKNPQQVELYNFMAKDNVPFHSVVFPCSLLGADDNYTLVNHLIATEYLNYEDGKFSKSRGVGVFGDMAKDTGIPADVWRFYLLYLRPEGQDSAFSWADLMLKNNSELLNNLGNFINRAGMFVCKFFGGTVPAMALTAEDQRLLARVTLEMRQYHQLMERVRLRDALRCVLGISRHGNQYIQVNEPWKRIKGDERDRQRAGTVTGVAVNLAAALAALLQPFVPGVSAAIQSQLRIPPERCGLGPGLTCTLPAGHRVGTVSPLFQKLEPEQVEALRQRFGGGQAKEPPPASAPPPAPNTSVAPGDPKLIQELTEQVTKQGNLVRQLKAAQVEKAQVNAQVAKLLELKQQLALAEGRSPEVPKGKRKK, encoded by the exons ATGCGGCTCCGGGTCCCGCCGGGCGCTCCCGCCGCCCTCAAGGTGctcgcggccgccgccgccgcccccgcgcccGTGCGCCCGCACCTGGGCGGCCCCGCAG AGCGGCCTCAGGCCCCCGGGccggagctggagctgcagctggagctggacagCGGCACCGTCCTGTTCTCTCCCAACGCCATCTGCCA GTATTTTTACCTGTGCCGGGGGGAGGAGCCCACCGACCTCACCACGCAGTGGCTGGAATGGGAGGCCACGGAGCTGCAG ccgGCGGTGGCCGCTGCCCTGTACCTGCGGCTGGTTCAGGGCCGGGCGGGCCCCgaggccctggggctcctgcagcccctcctggctcaCCTGGAGCAGCACCTGGCCCGGAGCGGCACCTCCCACCTGGCCGGG gacgCCGCCTCGGTGGCTGACGTGGTGGTGTGGGGCAGcctgttcccagtgctccaggaCCAGACCAGTCTGCCCA gtgagctgcaggtgctgcgCTCCTGGTTCGGGGCCGTGTCGGCGTCGGAGCCGTGCcgggcggcggccgcgctgctGCCGGAGGCGCTGCGGGAGCTCCGGGGACACCTGGCCCAGCACCCCCCGCACCTGCCCGGGCCCCCCCGCGAGCCCCAG GACGAGGAGAGCCCCGAGTGGGCGCTGACCGACGACGACATCGCGGCCGCCGTGGAGATCTGGGCACGGGGCcccgcggcgctgccgccgccccgGGAGCCACAGACACCTGT GTTACCTGTGGCAGGTGAGCGGAACGTGCTGATCACCAGCGCCCTGCCCTACGTCAACAACGTCCCTCACCTGGGCAACATCATCGGCTGCGTGCTCAGCGCCGACACCTTCGCCAG GTACAGCCGGCTGCGGCGCTGGAACACGCTGTTCGTGTGCGGCACGGACGAGTACGGCACGGCCACGGAGACGCGGGcgctgcaggaggggctgagccccCGCGAGCTCTGCGACCGCTACCACGCCCTGCACGCCGACATCTACACCTGGTTCCGCATCTCCTTCGACCACTTCGGCCGCACCACCACGCCCCAGCAGACCAG GATCGCCCAGGACATCTTCCAGCGGCTGCTGGCGCGGGgcttcctgctgcaggacacgctggagcagctcaggtgcGAGAGCTGCGGGCGCTACCTGGCCGATCGCTTCGTGGAGGGCACCTGCCCCTTCTGCGCCTACGCCGAGGCCCGCGGGGACCAGTGCGACAGGTGCGGGAAGCTCATCAACGCCGTGGAGCTGCAG aaCCCCCAGTGCAAGCTCTGCCGTGGGACCCCGGTGGTGACGCCCACCCAGCACCTGTTCCTGGACCTGCCCAAG CTGGAGGGGCAGCTGGAGGCGTGGCTGGAGCGCACCTGGGCCGCAGGTGAGTGGACGGCCAACGCGCGGCACATCACGCGCACCTGGCTGCGCGACGGGCTCAAACCGCGCTGCATCACCCGCGACCTCACCTGGGGCACCCCCGTGCCCCTCGACGGCTTCCGGGACAAG GTGTTCTACGTGTGGTTCGACGCTCCCATCGGGTACCTGTCCATCACCGCCACCTACACCGAGCACTGGGAGCGCTGGTGGAAGAACCCCCAGCAG GTGGAGCTCTACAACTTCATGGCCAAGGACAACGTCCCCTTCCACAGCGTGGTGTTCCCCTGCTCGCTGCTGGGCGCCGACGACAACTACACCCTGGTGAATCACCTGATCGCCACAG AGTACCTGAACTACGAGGACGGGAAGTTCTCCAAGAGCCGGGGCGTGGGCGTGTTCGGGGACATGGCCAAGGACACCGGGATCCCGGCCGACGTCTGGCGCTTCTACCTGCTCTACCTGCGGCCCGAGGGCCAGGACAGCGCCTTCTCCTGGGCCGACCTCATGCTCAAGAACAACTCTGAGCTGCTCAACAACCTGGGCAACTTCATCAACAG ggctggcatgTTCGTGTGCAAGTTCTTCGGGGGCACCGTGCCGGCCATGGCGCTCACGGCCGAGGACCAGCGGCTGCTGGCGCGGGTCACGCTGGAGATGCGCCAGTACCACCAGCTGATGGAGAGAGTCCG gCTCCGTGACGCGCTCAGGTGCGTGCTCGGCATCTCCCGCCACGGCAACCAATACATCCAGGTGAACGAGCCCTGGAAACGCATCAAGGGCGACGAGAGGGAcag GCAGCGCGCAGGGACGGTGACAGGCGTGGCTGTGAACCTGGCGGCCGCTCTGGCCgcgctgctccagcccttcgTGCCTGGGGTCAGCGCCGCCATCCAGAGCCAGCTCCGCATCCCCCCCGAGCGCTGCGGCCTCGGGCCCGGCCTCACCTGCACCCTGCCCGCCGGGCACCGCGTTGGCACG GTGAGCCCCCTGTTCCAGAAGCTGGAGCCTGAGCAGGTGGAAGCCCTGCGGCAGCGCTTCGGGGGCGGGCAG GCCAAAGAGCCTCCCCCGGCCTCAGccccccctccagcccccaaCACCTCTGTGGCTCCAGGTGACCCCAAACTGATCCAGGAGCTGACGGAGCAGGTGACCAAGCAG GGCAACCTGGTGAGGCAGCTGAAGGCTGCCCAGGTGGAGAAGGCCCAGGTGAACGCCCAGGTGGCCAAACTGCTggagctgaagcagcagctggcgCTGGCCGAAGGCCGCAGCCCCGAGGTGCCCAAGGGCAAGCGGAAGAAGTAG
- the MARS1 gene encoding methionine--tRNA ligase, cytoplasmic isoform X4 — MGSLPPAGQGWPQDAASVADVVVWGSLFPVLQDQTSLPSELQVLRSWFGAVSASEPCRAAAALLPEALRELRGHLAQHPPHLPGPPREPQQDEESPEWALTDDDIAAAVEIWARGPAALPPPREPQTPVLPVAGERNVLITSALPYVNNVPHLGNIIGCVLSADTFARYSRLRRWNTLFVCGTDEYGTATETRALQEGLSPRELCDRYHALHADIYTWFRISFDHFGRTTTPQQTRIAQDIFQRLLARGFLLQDTLEQLRCESCGRYLADRFVEGTCPFCAYAEARGDQCDRCGKLINAVELQNPQCKLCRGTPVVTPTQHLFLDLPKLEGQLEAWLERTWAAGEWTANARHITRTWLRDGLKPRCITRDLTWGTPVPLDGFRDKVFYVWFDAPIGYLSITATYTEHWERWWKNPQQVELYNFMAKDNVPFHSVVFPCSLLGADDNYTLVNHLIATEYLNYEDGKFSKSRGVGVFGDMAKDTGIPADVWRFYLLYLRPEGQDSAFSWADLMLKNNSELLNNLGNFINRAGMFVCKFFGGTVPAMALTAEDQRLLARVTLEMRQYHQLMERVRLRDALRCVLGISRHGNQYIQVNEPWKRIKGDERDRQRAGTVTGVAVNLAAALAALLQPFVPGVSAAIQSQLRIPPERCGLGPGLTCTLPAGHRVGTVSPLFQKLEPEQVEALRQRFGGGQAKEPPPASAPPPAPNTSVAPGDPKLIQELTEQVTKQGNLVRQLKAAQVEKAQVNAQVAKLLELKQQLALAEGRSPEVPKGKRKK; from the exons ATGGGCTCGCTGCCACCTGCGGGACAGGGGTggccccag gacgCCGCCTCGGTGGCTGACGTGGTGGTGTGGGGCAGcctgttcccagtgctccaggaCCAGACCAGTCTGCCCA gtgagctgcaggtgctgcgCTCCTGGTTCGGGGCCGTGTCGGCGTCGGAGCCGTGCcgggcggcggccgcgctgctGCCGGAGGCGCTGCGGGAGCTCCGGGGACACCTGGCCCAGCACCCCCCGCACCTGCCCGGGCCCCCCCGCGAGCCCCAG CAGGACGAGGAGAGCCCCGAGTGGGCGCTGACCGACGACGACATCGCGGCCGCCGTGGAGATCTGGGCACGGGGCcccgcggcgctgccgccgccccgGGAGCCACAGACACCTGT GTTACCTGTGGCAGGTGAGCGGAACGTGCTGATCACCAGCGCCCTGCCCTACGTCAACAACGTCCCTCACCTGGGCAACATCATCGGCTGCGTGCTCAGCGCCGACACCTTCGCCAG GTACAGCCGGCTGCGGCGCTGGAACACGCTGTTCGTGTGCGGCACGGACGAGTACGGCACGGCCACGGAGACGCGGGcgctgcaggaggggctgagccccCGCGAGCTCTGCGACCGCTACCACGCCCTGCACGCCGACATCTACACCTGGTTCCGCATCTCCTTCGACCACTTCGGCCGCACCACCACGCCCCAGCAGACCAG GATCGCCCAGGACATCTTCCAGCGGCTGCTGGCGCGGGgcttcctgctgcaggacacgctggagcagctcaggtgcGAGAGCTGCGGGCGCTACCTGGCCGATCGCTTCGTGGAGGGCACCTGCCCCTTCTGCGCCTACGCCGAGGCCCGCGGGGACCAGTGCGACAGGTGCGGGAAGCTCATCAACGCCGTGGAGCTGCAG aaCCCCCAGTGCAAGCTCTGCCGTGGGACCCCGGTGGTGACGCCCACCCAGCACCTGTTCCTGGACCTGCCCAAG CTGGAGGGGCAGCTGGAGGCGTGGCTGGAGCGCACCTGGGCCGCAGGTGAGTGGACGGCCAACGCGCGGCACATCACGCGCACCTGGCTGCGCGACGGGCTCAAACCGCGCTGCATCACCCGCGACCTCACCTGGGGCACCCCCGTGCCCCTCGACGGCTTCCGGGACAAG GTGTTCTACGTGTGGTTCGACGCTCCCATCGGGTACCTGTCCATCACCGCCACCTACACCGAGCACTGGGAGCGCTGGTGGAAGAACCCCCAGCAG GTGGAGCTCTACAACTTCATGGCCAAGGACAACGTCCCCTTCCACAGCGTGGTGTTCCCCTGCTCGCTGCTGGGCGCCGACGACAACTACACCCTGGTGAATCACCTGATCGCCACAG AGTACCTGAACTACGAGGACGGGAAGTTCTCCAAGAGCCGGGGCGTGGGCGTGTTCGGGGACATGGCCAAGGACACCGGGATCCCGGCCGACGTCTGGCGCTTCTACCTGCTCTACCTGCGGCCCGAGGGCCAGGACAGCGCCTTCTCCTGGGCCGACCTCATGCTCAAGAACAACTCTGAGCTGCTCAACAACCTGGGCAACTTCATCAACAG ggctggcatgTTCGTGTGCAAGTTCTTCGGGGGCACCGTGCCGGCCATGGCGCTCACGGCCGAGGACCAGCGGCTGCTGGCGCGGGTCACGCTGGAGATGCGCCAGTACCACCAGCTGATGGAGAGAGTCCG gCTCCGTGACGCGCTCAGGTGCGTGCTCGGCATCTCCCGCCACGGCAACCAATACATCCAGGTGAACGAGCCCTGGAAACGCATCAAGGGCGACGAGAGGGAcag GCAGCGCGCAGGGACGGTGACAGGCGTGGCTGTGAACCTGGCGGCCGCTCTGGCCgcgctgctccagcccttcgTGCCTGGGGTCAGCGCCGCCATCCAGAGCCAGCTCCGCATCCCCCCCGAGCGCTGCGGCCTCGGGCCCGGCCTCACCTGCACCCTGCCCGCCGGGCACCGCGTTGGCACG GTGAGCCCCCTGTTCCAGAAGCTGGAGCCTGAGCAGGTGGAAGCCCTGCGGCAGCGCTTCGGGGGCGGGCAG GCCAAAGAGCCTCCCCCGGCCTCAGccccccctccagcccccaaCACCTCTGTGGCTCCAGGTGACCCCAAACTGATCCAGGAGCTGACGGAGCAGGTGACCAAGCAG GGCAACCTGGTGAGGCAGCTGAAGGCTGCCCAGGTGGAGAAGGCCCAGGTGAACGCCCAGGTGGCCAAACTGCTggagctgaagcagcagctggcgCTGGCCGAAGGCCGCAGCCCCGAGGTGCCCAAGGGCAAGCGGAAGAAGTAG
- the DDIT3 gene encoding DNA damage-inducible transcript 3 protein gives MAAEGLWGPGGPPGWELDGWYQDLQEVLAAEPPGAAPAWGPEQEEPGPGGCGLDLALAEELLQLLGPEGAAPEEAPAAAPGGSAPARPGPAEEEEEEKARGARRKRRGGAGAPRQRDGERRVRELTAHNERLRAEIQRLSAEVQRTRAALIDRIVNLRQV, from the exons ATGGCGGCCGAGGGGTTGTGGGGGCCGGGCGGCCCCCCCGGCTGGGAGCTGGACGGGTGGTACCAGGACCTGCAGGAGGTGCTGGCGGCGGAgccgcccggggccgcccccgcctGGGGGCCCGAGCAG GAGGAGCCGGGCCCGGGCGGCTGCGGGCTGGACCTGGCTCTGGCCGAGGAGCTGCTGCAACTGCTGGGGCCGGAGGGAGCGGCTCCGGAGGAAGCCCCGGCCGCGGCCCCCGGCGGGagcgccccggcccggccgggccccgccgaggaggaagaggaggagaaggcgCGGGGGGCGCGGAGGAAGCGGcgcggcggcgccggggccCCCCGGCAGCGGGACGGGGAGCGGCGGGTGCGGGAGCTGACGGCGCACAACGAGCGGCTCCGCGCCGAGATCCAGCGGCTGAGCGCGGAGGTGCAGCGCACCCGGGCCGCGCTCATCGACCGCATCGTCAACCTGCGCCAGGTGTAG